GGTTGGTGGGTAAGCAGCGGCTCGAATTCGGGACGAATTTttaagaattcaaatttgaatcccactataagttcaaaatttaagtctaattttcaatttagattgaatggattttaaaaattcatattcaaatccgaacccaataaaaaatcctaaaattcgaacctaaaaatttgaatccgaaataattatttctttttactatactttaaaatatattacattaaatcgaactttttaaaatacaacttcaaatataatattaaatatttatatatattatatggctggggttactatactcatatgagtatagagccttttgtaTTCATAACTTTTCGGTCGTTCGGATGAAAAAATGCACGATTAGGATGAGAGTGGTTACGTctaggttgatagtgggccctctaagattgagtggatggttggttgaatagtataatttaatgggtgaaaatgattaaagggtaaaTCGAACagcaaaaaatttatgagtacaagaggttttatactcataagagtatagtagccggactcatattatataatgtaaaattaattcaagTTCGTGACCGGTTCAAATTCGGATTGGAAATagacaaaattcatatccaaatccaaatccaccgggtttttattttttatttctgtttcgaaactatatttatttagCATGAAATAAATGATCCGCTCTTTTCGATTGCAGATTCGAATATAATTTCAGATatccgtacccattgacatccctattgaGAGATAAAACTTGTTGATGTGAAAtaataaaaaccaaaaaaaaaaaaacaagaagttGGTAATTAACAGCCTATAAATAGggcaagagaaaagaaaagggaagaagcatcagcagcagcagaggGAAAGAGCCAGCAATAATGGATAAGAGATCAGGAATTGCTCTTCTTGTACTTCTTGTTGCAGTGTCCTGCCTTGCCAGTCCGTCTTCGGCTCGCGCCTTCACCAGTCTTGATTTTCTCGCTCGAGGTAATCGCCCAGCAACGCTGGATGTATGTATCTACTATATGTAACGAAAAGTATTGCTGATAagtcaactttttttattaaaaaaaaagatattatctTGCATATTTACTTAACAACATATTAGGAgaaataaacttcaaatttagtTAGTTTATCACACTAGTAATGAAAGTTCAGCTATGGTCCTCTTACGAGAACATGTCAGGGACCGAAAAGTCTATGCTACGCATGCAATATTCATGTGCCTCTCATAAGAGAGACGTGAATAGTATATATTCTATCTTGTTCTCACTAAATTATCAATATTCAATGACTAAAAAGTCTATATATACTATGCTTGTAATATTTATACCTCTCAGAAGAGAATAGTGGCTGGACTACTAGTAATGACATAATCTAATGTCTGCGGACTAATCAATCATGAACATGTTGCTGCTCTTTCTGCATGAAGTGATCAACGGAGAGAGAGTTACACTAACAGCCTGCAGCGAATGCGTGTGTCCGCTGCAAACAAGTTCATCTGATGATGAGTACAAATGCTACTGTGCGGATACTTACTCCGACTGCCCGGGCTTTTGCAAGAAATGCAAGGCCGAGTTCGGAAAGTACATATGCCTCGACTTGATCTCGCCCAACGATTGCGTAAAACCGGTCTCCTCCTTGGAGGCGAAGCAAAATATGATCAAGGAAGAGAGAGTTACACTAACAGCTTGTAGCGAATGCGTGTGTCCACTACGAACAAGTTCATCTGATGAAGAGTACAAATGCTACTGCACGGATACTTACTCCGACTGCCCGGGCTTTTGCAAGAAATGCAAGGCCGAGTTCGGAAAGTACATATGCCTCGACTTGATCTCGCCCAACGATTGCGTAAAACCGGTCTCCTCCTTGGAGGCGAAGCAAAATATGATCAAGGAAGAGAGAGTTACACTAACAGCTTGTAGCGAATGCGTGTGTCCGCTGCGAACAAGTTCATCTGATGAAGAGTACAAATGCTACTGCACGGATACTTACTCCGACTGCCCGGGCTTTTGCAAGACATGCAAGGCCGAGTTCGGAAAGTACATATGCCTCGACTTGATCTCGCCCAACGATTGCGTAAAACCGGTCTCCTCCTGGGAGGCGAGGCAAAAGATCAAGTTGCTGCAGGGTCGTGAATGAGTGAATAAGTGAGCAAGAGATCGAAGTGCGTGTGATGCATAGTTATATAAGTAGCAAGTTATGGGATATCGTAACTTGCTAATGTATTTGCAGCTTAAATAAATGGATCTTGTGTGATCCATGCATGAATCTATGTGCCTATCTATCTATAAACTATGCTTCCTTATGTTCATAATGTGAAGTAGAAGATGTACTAGAATGGATGTTTCGTAGTATAAAATTTGTGATCGGTATCCGTATAAATTAATATGTTCCTCTAATAAAAATGTACTCTACTTTAATAGTTTAGTAGCTGGTACATATAAAACATGGAAAAATAGTAGGATTATTTCCATCAATAATTTGGTTACAAactctattaatttttcttaacaATACCACTTTGCATCCTTATGGGAGCAAACTTTTGTAACGCTGtttaaaaatcatgcaaatagatataacataatatataaatttaattaaatgattTATTCTGTACAAAACTCGGTGTATATCATTAATTGCATCCAAAAGTCACTTATTCATGCAATGGAAATAACtatatagcaaaaaaaaaaaaagaaaaaaaaagaggtttatTCTAACAACCAAGTGTCGAAAGAAAATTTCCTGTATATTg
This genomic window from Ananas comosus cultivar F153 linkage group 3, ASM154086v1, whole genome shotgun sequence contains:
- the LOC109707759 gene encoding bromelain inhibitor, producing MDKRSGIALLVLLVAVSCLASPSSARAFTSLDFLARVINGERVTLTACSECVCPLQTSSSDDEYKCYCADTYSDCPGFCKKCKAEFGKYICLDLISPNDCVKPVSSLEAKQNMIKEERVTLTACSECVCPLRTSSSDEEYKCYCTDTYSDCPGFCKKCKAEFGKYICLDLISPNDCVKPVSSLEAKQNMIKEERVTLTACSECVCPLRTSSSDEEYKCYCTDTYSDCPGFCKTCKAEFGKYICLDLISPNDCVKPVSSWEARQKIKLLQGRE